A stretch of DNA from Raphanus sativus cultivar WK10039 unplaced genomic scaffold, ASM80110v3 Scaffold1445, whole genome shotgun sequence:
aattttcaaattttaatcaatttaaaagttaatgatatttttaatcaCTTTAAACGGTAAatgatcttttatttatttatctaaatgaaagtatttttttcaaaatataattgttcaccaatttaatataattttagtatataattcatttattacttttattttaatataatatagactatatttataaaattagcatataattttattatttgtttataataaatttttaattaaaattaatttataataatattatactaccaattaaaaaattaatcagtgcattaattaaaaaatatttaaatttttaaaaagattttgttagatttttgctcaacagattttgttattactaaaatttaaatttaaatttacagttaaaatagatttttaattaatatccttataattatttagaactATATTATACTTTAAATAAACTActttaaacaataaaaagagTAATTGGAATATATGGACCTAATATAATCATTTtgtagtagataaaaatagtacttttcttttagaaaagaagatgacataatgaaatttcaaaatatgagagaatataacttaataaaactaggtttctatgttttttttatgttgTAAACTActtcaatttaattttaatttctaggTTATACActatatcatatttttcataacatatttattttattaattaaaattctaatattTATGTGCTACCGTCTAACTACATTTCTAGATCCATCAAACCCTGATTGTCCAtacacaactctctctctctctctcattctctctccTGCCACACAGTCTTCACATCAAGATGAAAGCTCTGCTATCACCACCATCAAGGATAAGTTAAACAAACCTCCAAACGCAAAAGAGTTTGAGACAAGTGAATTCATCTAGGTTCTTATTAGATCAAGTATTTTatttcttcctctgtttctcacttttttttttgtcgagaTTCTTCTCTTATCCATTGTGttttcaaggaaaaaaaaagaattatttactctgtattttaatatatatttcatataaataaaccTTTTTTAGTTGGGAGAGAGCTTGCCTGGTGTCGCCTTCTCCTCTCTCTAAAGAGTTATGCTTAATTTACGGACATGTGAAGATACTTGCTTTTGCCTCATCAAGGCCATGTTAGCCATTacttatctcttctcttctttgctTTCGTGAGCCATTCTAAAATCTTCAGAACTACAAATCAAGAAGGAgagagtgagaaaaagaaaagcaaagtcTTTGGTAGTTTCAGATAGAGAGAGAATGTGGTTCTTTTGTGCTCTGATGTAAGGTTTGAAGTTAATCTTGTGCTTCGGGTAAATGCTTGCTATGGATTCTCTGAATGGATACAGATTAGAACCCAAATGGGAAATTGATCCTCAACTTCTCTTTGTTGGCCCAAAGATTGGTGAAGGAGCTCATGCCAAAGTCTATGAGGGAAAGTAAGCtcctttatcttcttctttttgtgttttttttttacttattgaGATTTTGATATTTGGGAAGTGAAGCATAGGTTAGTAAACTCATCTCTGTGTATTTGACTATGTAATTCAAATTGGAGTATGAACAGAATGTTTGTTTGGTAGACTCTTGGTTCTTGATTTGCATTTGTAAAAAAGGGTATTATTGGGCAATTGAGTTTGTTAATGGATTTTTACCGTGCTTTGGATCTGAGATTAGATACAAGAATCAGACAGTTGCTATAAAGATAATTCACAGAGGAGAAACGCCAGAAGAAATTGCAAAGAGGGATTCAAGATTTCTAAGAGAAGTAGAAATGCTCTCACGAGTTCAACACAAGAATTTGGTTaaggttctgttttttttttcttttttttttttgagatctATAAGTGATTTTTGAATGGGCTTAAAACATAAGTCTTTTTGTCTTGTGAAAACAGTTCATTGGTGCTTGCAAGGAGCCTGTAATGGTGATAGTTACAGAACTACTTCAAGGCGGTACACTGCGTAAATATCTCGTGAACTTGAGACCATCTTGTTTGGAGACTCCTGTGGCTATTGGTTTTGCGCTTGATATTGCTCGTGGCATGGAATGCTTGCATTCCCATGGGATCATTCACCGTGATCTCAAACctggtaaatttttttttttttaaaaagaataccATTTCTTTAAACAGATATGTCTCTATCATTCAATGATCTCTACTTAAAATATTAGCAAAAAAACACCTTGTTTCATGGAAACCACATGCTCAGATCTCGATCACAAagaatctttctttcttttttgtctgACACCACACACGCTTCAAGTGCTTTTAATATTCTTGTTGGTTatgattagatttaatcttgGTCTTGAGTGGTTAAAAGGATCTTTTCCTTTTATCTTGCAGAGAATTTGCTTTTAACTGCAGACCACAAAACAGTAAAATTAGCAGACTTTGGATTAGCAAGAGAAGAGTCATTAACTGAGATGATGACTGCTGAGACAGGAACATACCGATGGATGGCACCTGAGGTTCTTTTATCATTTgacatattttgttttctcttttttttttgggtcaaattgTTAATTTCCTCCATTCAATTACTTAAAGAGAACAATCTTTGTGAATGTTTCAGTTGTATAGCACTGTTACTCTTCGATTAGGAGAGAAGAAGCATTACAACAA
This window harbors:
- the LOC108838367 gene encoding serine/threonine-protein kinase STY13, which gives rise to MLAMDSLNGYRLEPKWEIDPQLLFVGPKIGEGAHAKVYEGKYKNQTVAIKIIHRGETPEEIAKRDSRFLREVEMLSRVQHKNLVKFIGACKEPVMVIVTELLQGGTLRKYLVNLRPSCLETPVAIGFALDIARGMECLHSHGIIHRDLKPENLLLTADHKTVKLADFGLAREESLTEMMTAETGTYRWMAPELYSTVTLRLGEKKHYNNKVDAYSFAIVLWELLHNKLPFEGMSNLQAAYAAAFKNVRPSAESLPEDLGVIVTSCWNEDPNARPSFTQIIQLLLNYLSKVGSPALSAIPQRILASKNSLLPPDSPGTSSLMATKLDECGETPKAKTEDKRKGLFFCFNQCY